A stretch of Microbacterium caowuchunii DNA encodes these proteins:
- a CDS encoding NUDIX hydrolase, translating to MTRTRIPASAPDVESDVTRVAVSTVIFSLRRDAADCPRLVLPLVRRTRDPYDGLWALPGGWLDIAENLDDAASRTLAETTGLTPSYLEQLYAFGDVARSPTRVVSIVYWALLRADEVDAQVAAHASGGDAPENVAWFEVNDLPTLAFDHNQIVDYALWRLRNKAGYSRVAHGLMADTFTLAELREVYEAILGRRLDPANFRRQVENSGTLVRTDSFRTGSHRPARLYRPHRDVELADRGPLAATSSTHESSTT from the coding sequence ATGACACGAACCCGAATCCCCGCCTCCGCCCCCGACGTCGAGTCCGACGTCACGCGGGTCGCCGTGTCCACCGTCATCTTCAGCCTCCGCCGCGATGCCGCGGACTGCCCGAGACTGGTACTGCCGCTCGTCCGCCGCACCCGCGACCCCTACGACGGCCTGTGGGCGCTGCCGGGCGGTTGGCTCGACATCGCCGAGAACCTCGACGACGCCGCCTCCCGCACGCTCGCCGAGACCACCGGGCTGACGCCGAGCTACCTGGAACAGCTCTACGCGTTCGGCGACGTCGCCCGCTCCCCCACCCGGGTCGTCTCGATCGTGTACTGGGCACTGCTGCGCGCGGACGAGGTCGACGCGCAGGTCGCCGCCCATGCCTCCGGCGGAGATGCGCCGGAGAACGTCGCCTGGTTCGAGGTCAACGATCTGCCCACGCTCGCCTTCGACCACAATCAGATCGTCGACTACGCCCTGTGGCGCCTGCGCAACAAGGCGGGCTACAGCAGGGTGGCGCACGGGCTCATGGCCGACACCTTCACCCTGGCGGAACTGCGCGAGGTCTACGAGGCGATCCTCGGCAGACGCCTCGACCCGGCGAACTTCCGCCGTCAGGTCGAGAACTCCGGGACCCTCGTGCGCACCGACTCCTTCCGCACCGGCAGCCACCGTCCGGCACGTCTGTACCGTCCGCACCGGGACGTCGAGCTGGCCGACCGCGGCCCCCTCGCCGCCACCTCATCCACGCACGAATCGAGCACGACATGA
- a CDS encoding MarP family serine protease: MIAIALDVVCVLALVLALVQGIRRGLLASLGAIAGLALGGLAAWWLVPVVGRLVQAPEWRGWAILGVVAVLLFGGAALGGAVGSTLRRGADRIRLKWLDRALGAVVNVGVVGLALSLVGQSVAATGMPVVSEAVGSSTVLRTIDSVTPRPVDEALAQVRAIVIDDGLPRLGELFDALPSVTASPPVDLADPALSGAAQSVARIAGTAYSCGRSLTGTGFVVAPDRVVTNAHVVAGVAAPVVELPGRIAQEGRVVYFDAGTDLAVIAVDGLDAGALAVGENLPLGGSGVVQGYPYGGPFTMGSASVLSVGVVPVPDIYDSASALREVYALAADVRPGNSGGPLLDAAGDVVGVVFARADDGTEVGYAMTTAPLRPVVDAAPTLSESVPTGSCVD, encoded by the coding sequence ATGATCGCGATCGCGCTGGACGTAGTGTGCGTGCTGGCGCTGGTGCTCGCCCTGGTACAGGGGATCCGTCGCGGGCTACTGGCGAGTCTCGGTGCGATCGCCGGACTCGCCCTGGGCGGTCTCGCGGCGTGGTGGCTGGTGCCCGTGGTCGGTCGACTCGTGCAGGCGCCGGAGTGGCGGGGCTGGGCCATCCTCGGCGTCGTCGCCGTGCTGCTGTTCGGCGGCGCGGCGCTCGGCGGTGCCGTGGGCTCGACTCTGCGCCGGGGTGCGGACCGCATCCGCCTGAAATGGCTCGACCGCGCGCTGGGTGCGGTCGTGAACGTCGGCGTCGTGGGTCTCGCCCTCTCGCTCGTCGGGCAGTCCGTCGCCGCCACCGGTATGCCGGTGGTCTCGGAGGCGGTGGGGTCGTCCACCGTGCTCCGCACGATCGACTCGGTGACGCCCCGCCCCGTCGACGAGGCGCTCGCGCAGGTGCGCGCGATCGTCATCGACGACGGCCTCCCGCGGCTCGGGGAGCTCTTCGACGCGCTGCCGTCCGTCACCGCGTCGCCGCCGGTCGACCTGGCGGATCCCGCCCTCAGCGGGGCCGCCCAGTCCGTCGCCCGCATCGCCGGGACCGCTTACTCCTGCGGGCGCAGCCTGACCGGTACCGGGTTCGTCGTCGCCCCGGACCGCGTCGTCACCAATGCGCACGTGGTCGCCGGTGTCGCGGCCCCCGTCGTGGAGCTGCCCGGTCGCATCGCACAGGAGGGACGCGTGGTGTACTTCGACGCGGGGACCGACCTCGCCGTCATCGCCGTGGACGGCCTGGATGCGGGAGCCCTCGCGGTGGGGGAGAACCTGCCGCTGGGCGGATCGGGTGTCGTGCAGGGATATCCCTACGGCGGACCCTTCACGATGGGGTCGGCGTCGGTGCTCTCCGTCGGCGTCGTGCCCGTGCCGGACATCTACGATTCTGCGTCCGCGCTCCGCGAGGTGTACGCGCTGGCCGCGGACGTGCGCCCCGGAAATTCCGGGGGTCCGCTCCTGGACGCCGCCGGCGACGTCGTGGGGGTCGTGTTCGCCCGTGCCGACGACGGCACGGAGGTGGGGTACGCCATGACGACAGCTCCGCTGCGACCGGTGGTGGATGCCGCGCCCACCCTTTCCGAGAGCGTGCCCACCGGATCCTGCGTGGACTGA
- a CDS encoding glycine cleavage system aminomethyltransferase GcvT, with protein MTELRYTPLRERHEQRGAAFTDFGGWMMPVRYSSDLAEHHAVRDAAGLFDISHMGEFLVTGADAASFLDYALAGRISTMRVGKAKYSLVLTEDGGVVDDVIVYRIADDRFLVIANAGNRDAVATAFAERAQRSPVAATFRESSDADGGATSFAHIPGVSGIAVVEDVSDQFALIAVQGPRARAVLEATPGLDGFEPALAELGSYAWASAGFDGERVLVARTGYTGEDGFELMVPDRRAVALWDALLTAGEPLGLVPAGLAARDTLRLEAGMPLYGHELGRGIRPAQAGLGRTVAADKDDFVGKDATEPAADAPVLVGLVAEGRRAGRAGYAVVDADGTPVGEITSGALSPTLGHPIAMAYVRPDLAEPGTELAIDVRGTRIPTTVTALPFYRRKK; from the coding sequence ATGACCGAACTCCGTTACACCCCGCTTCGCGAACGCCATGAGCAACGCGGCGCGGCCTTCACCGACTTCGGCGGCTGGATGATGCCGGTGCGGTACTCCTCGGACCTCGCCGAGCATCACGCCGTGCGCGACGCTGCCGGGCTCTTCGACATCTCGCACATGGGCGAGTTCCTCGTCACCGGTGCGGATGCGGCATCCTTCCTGGACTACGCGCTCGCCGGCCGCATCTCGACGATGCGGGTGGGCAAGGCGAAGTACTCGCTGGTCCTCACCGAGGACGGGGGTGTCGTCGACGACGTCATCGTGTACCGCATCGCGGACGACCGGTTCCTCGTGATCGCCAACGCGGGCAACCGCGACGCCGTCGCGACGGCGTTCGCGGAACGGGCGCAGCGTTCACCGGTCGCGGCCACTTTCCGGGAGAGCTCGGACGCGGACGGCGGGGCGACCTCGTTCGCGCACATCCCCGGCGTGTCCGGGATCGCCGTCGTCGAGGATGTCTCCGATCAGTTCGCCCTGATCGCCGTGCAGGGACCGCGCGCCCGCGCCGTGCTGGAGGCGACCCCAGGACTGGACGGGTTCGAACCGGCGCTCGCGGAACTCGGCTCCTACGCCTGGGCGAGCGCGGGCTTCGACGGCGAGCGGGTGCTCGTCGCCCGCACCGGGTACACCGGCGAGGACGGCTTCGAGCTGATGGTCCCCGATCGCCGGGCGGTCGCCTTGTGGGACGCCCTCCTCACGGCGGGAGAGCCGCTCGGCCTCGTACCGGCCGGCCTCGCGGCCCGCGACACCCTGCGACTGGAAGCGGGCATGCCCCTCTACGGGCACGAACTCGGCCGCGGGATCCGGCCGGCGCAGGCGGGGCTCGGTCGCACCGTCGCGGCGGACAAGGACGATTTCGTCGGCAAGGACGCCACCGAGCCCGCCGCGGACGCCCCCGTGCTCGTCGGACTCGTGGCAGAGGGGCGGCGCGCCGGCCGCGCCGGCTACGCGGTGGTCGACGCCGACGGCACGCCCGTGGGCGAGATCACCAGCGGTGCCCTGAGCCCGACCCTCGGGCACCCCATCGCCATGGCGTACGTCCGTCCCGACCTGGCCGAGCCCGGCACCGAACTCGCGATCGACGTGCGAGGCACCCGCATCCCCACCACCGTCACCGCACTGCCTTTCTACCGGAGGAAGAAATGA
- the gcvH gene encoding glycine cleavage system protein GcvH, which produces MTDLSALSYTAEHEWVRIDGTVATFGITDFAAEKLGDVVFVDLPAADSELAAGTVCGEIESTKSVGELYAPLSGRVIEVNGDVDADPSIVNADPYGAGWLVKVDLGDVQPTGLLDRAAYVALTGEDA; this is translated from the coding sequence ATGACCGATCTCAGCGCTCTCTCGTACACGGCCGAGCACGAATGGGTGCGCATCGACGGCACCGTCGCGACCTTCGGCATCACGGACTTCGCCGCCGAGAAGCTCGGCGACGTCGTGTTCGTCGATCTCCCGGCGGCGGACTCCGAACTCGCCGCCGGAACGGTCTGCGGGGAGATCGAATCCACCAAGTCGGTGGGCGAGCTCTACGCGCCGCTGTCCGGCCGGGTCATCGAGGTCAACGGCGACGTCGACGCCGACCCCTCGATCGTCAACGCGGACCCGTACGGGGCGGGATGGCTCGTCAAGGTGGACCTCGGCGACGTCCAGCCCACGGGCCTCCTGGACCGCGCCGCGTACGTCGCACTCACCGGGGAGGACGCGTGA
- the gcvP gene encoding aminomethyl-transferring glycine dehydrogenase, producing MSARFADRHIGTDAAAQAVMLDALGYDSVDALVAQAVPASIHTTPRATSDVPPAATEAEALAELRELAAANRPATSLIGLGYYGTHTPSVISRNVFENPSWYTAYTPYQPEISQGRLEALINFQTMVTDLTGLATANASMLDEPTAVVEGMLLARRAATSRSDVFVVDADALPQTKALLRHRAAAVGVELREVALADAGLPADTEAFGVFVQYPAASGRVWDPSVVIAQVQEQAGVAVVAADLLALTLLRSPGSLGADIAVGTTQRFGVPLGFGGPHAGYLAVRRGLERQMPGRLVGVSQDASGHPAYRLALQTREQHIRREKATSNICTAQVLLAVMAAMYAVYHGAEGLRAIAEGVSRKAEALAAELRAYGLTVRHDAFFDTIRVVVPGTAERIVERARARGYQLFWADAATVGISVDETTTDADLSAVVAAFGGSETGEGEPRLDSAGAPVLAGVAPTLRREDEYLTHPVFREHRSETAMMRYLKTLADRDYALDRGMIPLGSCTMKLNAATEMAAVSWPEFSRVHPFAPEADVHGYLAMIEQLETWLAEVTGYDAVSVQPNAGSQGELAGLLAIRGYHRANGETERTVCLIPSSAHGTNAASAVLAGMRVVVVACDEAGNVDLGDLRAKIAAHAASLAALMITYPSTHGVYEHDVLEITQAVHDAGGQVYIDGANLNALLGVARFGDLGGDVSHLNLHKTFAIPHGGGGPGVGPVGAKAHLAPYLPSHPFAQRADHAGGHIFDGGPIAGAPYGSASILPISWAYVRMMGLEGLREATGAAVLSANYIAFRLREHYPVLYAGEAGLVAHECILDLRPLREETGITVDDVAKRLIDYGFHAPTMSFPVAGTLMVEPTESEDLPEIERFIEAMIQIKAEALAVAAGRWPADDNPLVHAPHTAQSVVAGEWPHPYTREEAVYPVPSLVRTKYWPPVRRIDNAYGDRNLVCACPPPEAFA from the coding sequence GTGAGCGCCCGCTTCGCCGACCGGCACATCGGCACGGACGCCGCCGCGCAGGCGGTCATGCTCGACGCGCTCGGATACGACAGCGTCGACGCCCTCGTCGCGCAGGCGGTCCCCGCATCCATCCACACGACGCCCCGGGCGACCAGCGACGTGCCGCCGGCCGCCACCGAGGCCGAAGCGCTCGCCGAGCTCCGGGAACTGGCCGCCGCGAACCGTCCCGCGACGTCGCTGATCGGTCTCGGTTACTACGGGACCCACACCCCCTCGGTGATCAGCCGGAACGTCTTCGAGAACCCGTCCTGGTACACGGCGTACACGCCCTACCAGCCGGAGATCTCGCAGGGCCGGCTCGAGGCGCTCATCAACTTCCAGACGATGGTGACCGACCTCACCGGGCTGGCCACCGCGAACGCGTCCATGCTCGACGAGCCGACCGCCGTGGTGGAGGGCATGCTGCTCGCCCGCCGTGCAGCCACGTCCCGCTCCGACGTCTTCGTCGTCGACGCCGACGCACTGCCGCAGACCAAGGCGCTCCTGCGGCACCGCGCGGCCGCGGTCGGTGTGGAGCTCCGTGAGGTGGCACTCGCGGATGCCGGGCTCCCGGCGGACACCGAGGCGTTCGGGGTCTTCGTGCAGTACCCGGCCGCATCCGGGCGGGTCTGGGACCCGTCCGTCGTGATCGCGCAGGTGCAGGAGCAGGCGGGAGTCGCGGTCGTCGCCGCCGACCTGCTGGCGCTGACGCTGCTGCGCTCGCCGGGATCGCTGGGTGCGGATATCGCCGTCGGCACGACGCAGCGATTCGGCGTGCCGCTCGGCTTCGGCGGGCCGCACGCGGGCTACCTCGCGGTGCGCCGCGGTCTGGAACGTCAGATGCCCGGCCGGCTGGTCGGCGTCTCCCAGGACGCCAGCGGGCATCCGGCCTACCGGCTCGCGCTGCAGACCCGTGAACAGCACATCCGCCGGGAGAAGGCCACCTCGAACATCTGCACCGCGCAGGTGCTGCTGGCCGTGATGGCCGCGATGTATGCCGTCTACCACGGCGCGGAAGGCCTCCGCGCGATCGCGGAGGGCGTCTCCCGCAAGGCCGAGGCGCTCGCCGCGGAACTGCGCGCGTACGGGCTGACGGTGCGGCACGACGCGTTCTTCGACACCATCCGCGTGGTCGTCCCGGGGACCGCGGAGCGCATCGTCGAGCGGGCTCGGGCGCGTGGCTACCAGCTGTTCTGGGCGGATGCGGCGACCGTCGGGATCTCGGTGGACGAGACGACGACGGACGCCGACCTCTCTGCGGTGGTGGCGGCGTTCGGCGGCTCGGAGACCGGCGAGGGCGAGCCGCGGCTGGACTCCGCCGGCGCTCCCGTGCTCGCCGGGGTCGCCCCGACGCTTCGCCGGGAGGACGAGTATCTGACGCATCCGGTGTTCCGGGAGCATCGCTCCGAGACCGCCATGATGCGGTACCTGAAGACGCTCGCCGACCGCGACTACGCCCTCGACCGGGGCATGATCCCGCTCGGCTCGTGCACGATGAAGCTGAACGCGGCCACCGAGATGGCGGCGGTGTCCTGGCCCGAGTTCTCCCGCGTGCATCCCTTCGCCCCCGAGGCGGATGTGCACGGCTACCTCGCCATGATCGAGCAGCTCGAGACGTGGCTGGCCGAGGTCACCGGGTACGACGCGGTCTCGGTGCAGCCGAACGCGGGGTCCCAGGGCGAGCTCGCCGGGCTCCTCGCGATCCGCGGATACCACCGTGCGAACGGCGAGACCGAACGCACCGTCTGCCTCATCCCGTCGTCCGCGCACGGGACGAACGCGGCATCGGCGGTGCTCGCCGGGATGCGGGTCGTGGTCGTCGCCTGCGACGAGGCGGGGAACGTCGACCTGGGCGACCTCCGGGCGAAGATCGCCGCGCACGCGGCATCCCTCGCCGCCCTCATGATCACCTACCCGTCCACGCACGGGGTGTACGAGCACGACGTGCTGGAGATCACCCAGGCCGTGCACGATGCCGGCGGACAGGTGTACATCGACGGCGCCAACCTCAACGCCCTGCTCGGGGTCGCCCGGTTCGGCGACCTCGGCGGCGACGTGTCCCACCTGAACCTGCACAAGACCTTCGCCATCCCGCACGGCGGGGGCGGGCCGGGCGTCGGACCGGTCGGGGCCAAGGCGCATCTCGCGCCCTACCTGCCCTCGCATCCCTTCGCGCAGCGCGCCGATCACGCGGGCGGTCACATCTTCGACGGCGGGCCCATCGCCGGTGCGCCCTACGGGTCGGCGTCCATCCTGCCGATCTCGTGGGCCTACGTGCGGATGATGGGTCTCGAGGGCCTGCGCGAGGCGACCGGTGCCGCCGTGCTGTCGGCGAACTACATCGCGTTCCGGCTGCGGGAGCACTACCCGGTGCTGTACGCCGGAGAGGCGGGGCTCGTCGCGCACGAGTGCATCCTGGATCTGCGGCCCCTCCGGGAGGAGACCGGGATCACCGTCGACGACGTGGCCAAGCGCCTGATCGACTACGGCTTCCACGCGCCCACCATGTCGTTCCCGGTCGCGGGCACGCTCATGGTCGAGCCGACCGAGTCCGAGGACCTGCCCGAGATCGAGCGGTTCATCGAGGCGATGATCCAGATCAAGGCGGAGGCCCTGGCCGTTGCCGCCGGGCGCTGGCCGGCCGACGACAACCCGCTCGTGCACGCGCCGCACACGGCGCAGTCCGTCGTGGCGGGGGAGTGGCCGCATCCGTACACGCGCGAGGAGGCCGTCTACCCGGTGCCCTCGCTCGTGCGCACCAAGTACTGGCCCCCGGTGCGCCGGATCGACAACGCCTACGGGGACCGCAACCTCGTGTGCGCCTGCCCGCCGCCCGAGGCCTTCGCCTGA